Proteins from a genomic interval of Gossypium hirsutum isolate 1008001.06 chromosome A09, Gossypium_hirsutum_v2.1, whole genome shotgun sequence:
- the LOC107890078 gene encoding calcium-transporting ATPase 2, plasma membrane-type, translating into MDSYLNQNFDLKSKHSSDEALEKWRTVVGFVKNPKRRFRFTANLSKRYEAAAMRRTNQEKLRIAVLVSKAAFQFISGVQPSDYVVPEQVIAAGFQLCADELGSIVEGHDVKKLKFHGGVSGIAEKLSTSTNTGLSSDAALLSKRQEIYGINKFAEPDAKGFWVFVWEALQDMTLMILGACAIVSLVVGIAMEGWPAGAHDGLGIVASILLVVFVTATSDYRQSLQFKDLDKEKKKITIQVTRNDCRQKLSIYDLLPGDIVHLNIGDQVPADGLFVSGFSVLIDESSLTGESEPVVVNDKNPFMLSGTKLQDGSCKMLVTTVGMRTQWGKLMATLSEGGDDETPLQVKLNGVATIIGKVGLFFAVVTFAVMVQGLLRSKLQEGTIWSWSGDEALKLLEFFAQVNSVIARSSPMDKHTLVAKESADVIILDDNFSTILTVAKWGRSVYINIQKFVQFQLTVNIVALIVNFSSACLTGSAPLTAVQLLWVNMIMDTLGALALATEPPTDRVLQHADRCCFEAGPSMKPICLDFVKNIKEALMSLFVMYREEFLPAPGIYMSLASTLFIV; encoded by the exons ATGGATAGTTATTTGAACCAGAACTTCGATTTGAAATCGAAGCATTCGTCGGATGAAGCATTGGAAAAATGGAGGACAGTTGTTGGTTTCGTGAAGAATCCGAAACGGCGGTTTCGATTCACTGCCAACCTCTCCAAACGTTATGAGGCTGCTGCTATGCGTCGCACTAATCAG GAAAAATTGAGAATTGCTGTACTGGTTTCGAAAGCTGCCTTTCAGTTTATATCAG GTGTACAACCTAGTGACTATGTTGTTCCTGAGCAAGTCATAGCTGCTGGTTTTCAACTTTGTGCTGATGAGTTAGGATCCATTGTGGAAGGCCATGATGTGAAGAAACTAAAGTTTCATGGTGGAGTAAGTGGCATTGCTGAAAAACTCTCCACATCCACCAACACTGGACTAAGTTCTGATGCTGCTTTGTTGAGTAAAAGACAAGAGATTTATGGAATCAATAAGTTTGCTGAGCCTGATGCTAAGGGATTCTGGGTCTTTGTTTGGGAAGCTCTTCAGGATATGACTCTTATGATCCTTGGGGCATGTGCTATTGTGTCGTTGGTCGTTGGGATAGCAATGGAAGGTTGGCCAGCCGGAGCTCATGATGGACTTGGGATTGTTGCAAGTATCTTATTAGTCGTGTTCGTCACGGCAACCAGCGATTATCGCCAATCTTTGCAGTTTAAGGATTTGgacaaggagaaaaagaaaatcaccATTCAGGTAACAAGAAATGATTGTAGGCAGAAATTATCCATATATGATTTGCTTCCTGGTGATATTGTACACCTTAATATTGGTGACCAAGTCCCTGCTGATGGCCTTTTTGTGTCGGGATTTTCCGTGCTAATCGATGAATCAAGTTTAACAGGGGAGAGTGAGCCAGTAGTGGTGAATGATAAAAACCCTTTTATGCTTTCTGGTACTAAGCTTCAAGATGGATCATGCAAGATGTTGGTTACCACTGTTGGGATGAGAACTCAATGGGGCAAATTGATGGCAACCCTCAGTGAAGGGGGAGATGATGAGACCCCACTGCAGGTGAAATTGAATGGAGTAGCAACTATCATTGGGAAGGTAGGCCTGTTTTTTGCTGTAGTGACTTTTGCCGTAATGGTGCAAGGACTGTTAAGGAGTAAACTGCAAGAAGGGACTATCTGGAGTTGGTCTGGCGATGAGGCACTGAAATTGCTGGAGTTCTTTGCTCAAGTTAATTCC GTGATAGCTCGATCTTCTCCTATGGACAAGCATACTCTG GTGGCTAAGGAGAGTGCTGATGTCATCATTCTTGATGACAATTTCTCAACAATTCTGACAGTGGCCAAATGGGGCCGTTCAGTGTACATAAATATTCAGAAATTTGTACAGTTTCAACTGACTGTCAACATTGTTGCCTTAATTGTTAACTTCTCCTCAGCATGTTTGACAG GGAGTGCTCCTCTGACAGCTGTTCAGCTATTGTGGGTGAATATGATCATGGATACTTTAGGAGCACTTGCACTTGCAACCGAGCCGCCAACCGATCGGGTTCTTCAGCATGCCGATCGCTGCTGCTTTGAAGCTGGTCCCAGTATGAAGCCTATATGCCTGGATTTTGTGAAGAACATCAAGGAAGCCTTAATGTCACTCTTCGTGATGTATAGGGAAGAATTCTTACCAGCACCTGGAATTTACATGAGCTTAGCCTCTACACTATTCATAGTGTGA